Within the Medicago truncatula cultivar Jemalong A17 chromosome 4, MtrunA17r5.0-ANR, whole genome shotgun sequence genome, the region TCATGAGTTGATCAATAAATCTGTTGATTTGGAATCACAGGATGGGTAGATGTCACAGATGATGAATTGATTTCGTACCTATGTaactagatttttatttttgtttgtccgtaataattgattcatgaatcaattattttcaattgtatCTTTCAAGTGgtattttttggttattttcctatttttatCTCAAAACTAAATGGAAACTTAGGAAAGTGCTTTATAAACATATGTATAAAAAGAACATATTTCATCTAGTTTCCTTATGCCCACTATAACCAGTTATTTCGGTTTTCTACTAGCAGTTTTAACAATAACCGCGGGTCTTTTTATTAGTCTGAATAAGATACGActtatttgatttgaaattttgagatgaattgtaaatttttgaattttttagatATTCTATAGTTCCTTATCATGTCAATTGCCAATTCTTGGTCATTGAGATTCACGGTCAATACAGATTCCTATTTAAGGATAGATATTACCCccactttttttcctttcaaccAAACTCAAATGATTGAAGTTTCTCTATTTGGAATCGTGTTAGGTCTAATTCCTATTACTTTGGCTGGATTATTTGTAACGGCATATTTACAATACCGACGTGGTGATCAGTTGgatatttgatttaattaacATCTCGCTTGTTTATTGACCTGCCATTTCTTTGTTTTAATACTAATTCACAGTAGATCAAATTAAAACTTTTGATTAGACTGTTATCccattatttaatatttaagatTTAAGTGTCATTCTCAATCTAAGAAGAATCGGGGGGAATCACGCTCTGTAGGATTTGAACCTACGACATCGGGTTTTGGAGACCCGCGTTCTACCGAACTGAACTAAGAGCGCTttcttttcataaataattttttgtgatgGCAATAGATCTTGCATGCATACATACTCAATATGAATAGTTCTCCATATTGAGTATGTATCAATTTGAATCGGTCGCAATTGATCTATTGTTACTGCTGATACGATAACTACTAGTTAGGGATAGGGATGACAGGATTTGAACCTGTGACATTTTGTACCCAAAACAAACGCGCTACCAAGCTGCGCTACATCCCTTTACATCGGTTTCCATTGTCATTGTAAAGACTTTTTGTCTTGTTTTCCACATTTttccattatatatatatatagaatatatcctgtcatttattttttttactttattatatCGTATAAATAAGATATCGATGAATAGATaggatatataatataaatatttacaatataaagagtataataataataacaagaaCATAaagagtataatatatataaataaatatataatagcattaaaataatagaattaaaatataataaaaaatataaaaatttaaaatattcttttaatagAATGtataattattgatcatattCCTAATATGTAATTCTGTATTATTATGTATTacaaattacaagaaaaaaaacgAAGGAGGATTTGAAATGCGAGATCTAAAAACATATCTCTCTGTGGCACCGGTGGCAAGTACTCTATGGTTCGCGGTTCTAGCAGGTCTCTTGATAGAAATCAATCGTTTATTCCCGGATGCATTGACATTCCCCTTTTTTTGATTCTAGTTATTGGCACGGGAAAGGGGTGACAAAGATTAGAGATCCAATAAAATATCTGTGAATAAATCCCTCTtcgttcgttttttttttttttttctaattagaCTAGAATAagttcgaaaaaaaaaaaaagagcaaattAATTTAAGAAAGGTGGATTTGGCCTCCGTGAAATTAGGAGTTTTTCCCAGGTTTCAATGGAATTGAAGTATTAATTCAATTCCATTgctattaaattaataatagagTGAGACCCTAAATGGAATTGTAATAGAATACTTGGGCGGGTCAATAATATCATACAAgatatttaaatgaaaaatgaaatactgTACTGTGATTCGAAATATAGTTCTAAATCATTGTATTACTAAATTATTACTGTACTATATAAAATGAATTggaacaaaatctttaataatttgattttgaattatcaACTTATACTTTTTTcgttccttttttcttcttcgctTCGAATCTTAAAATAGAAGAGTTAAGTGAATCAAAAAAAACCAAAGGAGGTTCATGGCCAAGGGTAAAGATATACGAATAACTGTTATTTTGGAATGTAGCAGTTGTGATAAAAAGAGTGTTAATAAGGAATCTAGGGGTATTTCTAGATATATTACTCAAAAGAATCGACACAATACACCCAATCGATTGGAATTGAGAAAATTCTGTCCCTTTTGTTGCAAACATACGATTCACGTCGAGataaagaaatagagaaaatggATTGCTTGTGTGTCACCCTTAGGAGGTAAATTCTAGAAATTagattctataaattatatatataacaaccTATAAATAGCATATATTTCCTTATATAacaaatagaaatatatattaaaaaaaaaataagaatataaataaaacaaatccttttttttataagaaatggGATTTTCGGTATAGGAATAAACAAACCATGGATAAATCTAAATCTAAGCGACTCTTTCTTAAATCTAAGCAATCTTTTCGTAGGAGTTTGTCCCCGATCCAATCGGGGGATCGAATTGATTATAAAAACATGAGTTTACTTTATCGATTTATTAGTCGCCAAGGAAAAATATTATCTAGACGCGTGAATAGATCAACCTtaaaacaacaacgattaattaCGATTGCTATAAAACAAGCTCGTATTTTATCTTTGTTACcttttgttagttttaattcgTTAACGTTAcctaatggaaaaaaaaaatatgaaaaaaaaaaatatgaaaaaaaaaaatatgaaaaaagcgAGTCGATCGCTAGAACTCCTACTACTGTtctaaaaaatcgaaaaaaaataaataaatagagttACTCTTCAAgtaaatttcattttgaatCGAAACTCAAATTCAATGcagatttatatttatttttttttttcgaaaaatacGACAATCCTATTGAGGATGTTGCGTTGTAAGAAAAAAGATAATAGGTGaagaagaataatttttttgagcgtggttgtttatttattttgataacttTATCATATGAATTCTATTTTATCATACAAATCTCTTTTATTCTACCACCTTCCCGGAGTTGAGTCTCCGGGgaatttttattagtttatgaTCTCCTTGGCAATCATAAAAAGACAATTCCCTTTTAATATAGCTATTTGTGCAACTATTTTACGATTAAGAAGCAATTGACTCTTGTAcagattataaattaatttactaTAAATACAGtatactttgtttttattttgggcAATTATTGCGTTTATTCGACTGATCCACAAACTGCGAAAATCCCTTTTTTTCCTATCTCTATCCCGATGAGCCGAAACCAAAGCTTTTATTTTCTGTTGCGAAATAGTTCGAATAAGTTTTGAATGAGCTCCGCGAAAGCTTGATGTAAATAAACTCATTTTTGTCCTCCGTTTTCGAGCGATAGATCCTCGTTTAACTCTGGTCATTGAATAAGTGAGACTTTGATGAataactattttctttttttctttcggtTATTCTTTTATCCTTACCTAGTCTATTAATaacaaaatggatttttccaatgtataaaataaaaattccaaTGGCTTTTGCTGCTATAACCTTCCCAACcacgatttttttttctaagtattTAACCTCTTAATAAGAAATTCTATTGATACTAGGTATTCAAAAAAGCATAGTTAATTTAATAGAAATAGACAAAGAAATGGTGGGTTCCATCGTTTCTATGATTACTTGTTAAACGGTAAGGTCCTCTCTATACACCGGAGCCCCTTCTTTCATTGAATCCTCATTCAATCAATGTTATTGTGAACTTGTACAGTTCACACTTATGGGCTCTACCCATGAAATATCTAGTAATAGGTCTTTCACAACAAAATCTAGCTATACAGTAACGGTATTTAAGTATGAAGATTAGCTGGGTAGTTGACCCTCTTAGTCCGTTATTGCAAAATTTAGggcacaattttttatttaaaattggaTTTTTCCCGCTTAATGGATAACTATTTGTTACCAATGGGAAAGTATTTTTCATCTTAAATTACAAATTAAGGTGATTCGGTTTGCACCAATCGAAACCATAAATTTTATACACAATAGAATTCTATATAGAATTCTTATTAATAGACtagatttttctattttagtCTATGATCTAAACGAGTCGCACATACACCCTAGTACATGTTCCTCGGCGCTGAGGGCATCCCCGAAGAGCGGGAGATTTTGTTACATTTCGGATTGGCTGTCTTGTGTttctaataagttgttttatagtTGGCATGGTgagtcatatatatataatgagcTGGTTTAGATCAATCCTAACCagataattatgaattttttagatTCTATAAAATACGGTTGGTAAGACAATTAAAGTAAAGAACAActaaaagacaattaaaaagcTAAAATAGCAAATCCTGTATTTATGGGTAATACCTTTCAGGaatactttttaatttcttactCATGAGTAATCCTTTTGAGTATATAATATAATGCTTTGTTTGGAATGCAATGGGGATAATACTTTTGAGTAATCCTTTATTATTCATGAATACTGCttttaagtaaaaataaaaagtatagtAAGTATAGTAGTATAATTACTATACTTACTATActttttattgattattgatttttattcattaagtaagaaaaacaatatttttttattttcaacttccATTTTTCAGTCTATTTTCAACTTCCATTTTTCAGTCTATTTTCAACTTCCATTTTTCAGTCTTTAAAAAATGATGATTTAAAAAATGCTTCTTTTTGCATTCTTTTTCCATTATCATTATATGAATGGTAGAATACTAATAAGAAGAACATAAAGACTATAATATATCGGAAAAATTTATCATCATCAGGCTCATAATCAGGCTCATAATCAGCCTCATAATCAGGCTCATAATCAGCCTCATAATCAGGCTCATAATCAGGCTCATCATCAGGCTCATAATCAGCCTCATCATCAGGCTGATCATCACGATTAAAAAAAGACTCAATAATTAATccctttaaaaattgaaaaagattcCAAAGCCTCCAAAGTAAAATCATTCGAGAAACCGAATTATGATCATTAAGATACCTCTTAATTAACCACTTAATTAATTCCAAAAGTTTCAAAAGCAGCGTCCTAACAAATTGTTTATTCATACGATTCcgtgggtttttttttttctttggaatGAGAACGTATGTTGGAATGATAAcataacttttttgttttggatttaaCTAATGTCATTATTTGTCATATAATGACATTAGTTAACTGCTTTTTTTTGGATTTAACTAATGTCATTATATGACATTAGTTAACTCCTTTTTTTTGGATTTAACTAATGTCATATAATGACATTAGTTAACTCCTTTTTTTTTGAATGTCATTATTTGTCATATAATGACATTAGTTAACTGCTTTTTTTTGGATTTAACTAATGTCATTATATGACATTAGTTAACTCCTTTTTTTTGGATTTAACTAATGTCATATAATGACATTAGTTAACTCCTTTTTTTTTGAATGTCATTATTTGACATATAATGACATTAGTTAACTCCTTTTTTTTGGATTTAAGCTGCGACCGTATCAACAATTCCGTGGGCTTCAGCTTCTTCTGCTGACATAAAAAGATCCCGCTCCATGTCTCTGTATATCTGCCAGGAAGCTTTGCCTGTTCTTTGTGCATAAATATTTGTGATAGTTTTTCGCATTTTCAGTAATTCCTCCGCTTCCAGCATACATTCTCCTACTTGTCCCTCATACAAAGAAGTAGCAGGTTGATGGATCATTACCCTGAGCTGAGAGTCTAACAGAATAGGAGTTTTTCCTAATCTTGGAGGgcatataaaaaagaaattcaatttaAAGCCGTACAGGCATCTCTTTTATATAGCATACGGCTCGGCTCTACTATAAATATGAAATCTATCTTCCATTgcagaaatataaaatatatataaaatataccGGGTCTATCAGACCAAAATCAGTAACTAatccaaaatataataatcacctttcttttttgtttgagaatcttttttaaagaatatgaTGATTCCGTTGCTCTCTTATTTCTTATTTAGTGTAGTTTTTTATTCAGCAATCcaaaagtttcttttttgttttgaaattcaaaaattcaattaaaataattaatgttgttgttaaatGTCTCTGCTATGAAAAACGAAAGCAAAAAAGAATTGTGACACTAAAATAgagtattttaattatataaaatagtaaataccCCTTTTTCATACGACTCTTTCGATATATAATCTAatggttttgaaaaataataatttttgcaTATCGAACTCGAAGTGCCATGCTTTTTTTACTTAATATTGGTTTaggcatagttttttttttcttttctaaaaattaagaaaataagaatCATTCGCGCTAAGCGTGAGGGAATGCTAGACGTTTGGTAAATTCCCCTCCGACCAAAAGAAGAGATCCCATTGAAGCGGCTAGTCCTACGCATACTGTATGTACTTCTGCTTCTACAACTTGCATAATATCAAATATAGCCATTCCAGATATTACCTCTCCGCCCGGAGAATttataaacaaatacaaatcTCTGGTCTTGTCCTCTAAACTGAGATATACCATTAGACCAACAAGTTGATTTGATATTTCAGTGTTGACCTCTTGACCTAAAAAAAGTAATCTTTCTTGAAAAAGTCGATTGTATAAATCAACCCAAGATGCCTCATCTTCTTCAGGAAGTTGAAAGGGTACTTTTGGAACACCAATTGGCATTAAATAGAAAAAGATCTATCctatctttcttttctttggaGTGAGAACGTAAGGAGACAGAATGAgttgattttgttaaaaatcatttctattttggagataacataaataaaaaaataacactaaatGAATAAAGGAAAGTTTTGACGAATAGGTCCTTCTTGGATATGTCTGGATTCACTGATATAAACCACATATCCAATACAAacactcataaaaaaaaagtaacaaccCCCACCATTGCGTATTGTTACTTATCGGATATAGAATAGATCTGCTTCTTTTTGTTCCTACGAATAGAATGTTCCATTATTACTAAAAAACTAGAACATTAATTCTTTAATGCGAGATAATTTACTAAAAGGGGAAGGTCCATAGGATAGTTTTTTACAGTGCAATAAAGTTACATAGTGtctattttttgttgatataaGAGGTATTTTCATGGGTTTGCCTTGGTATCGTGTTCATACCGTTGTATTAAATGATCCCGGCCGTTTACTTTCTGTCCATATAATGCATACAGCTCTGGTTGCTGGTTGGGCCGGTTCGATGGCTCTATATGAATTAGCAGTTTTTGATCCCTCTGACCCTGTTCTTGACCCAATGTGGAGACAGGGTATGTTCGTTATACCCTTTATGACTCGTTTAGGAATAACCAATTCGTGGGGTGGTTGGAATATCACAGGAGGGACTATAACGAATCCGGGTATTTGGAGTTACGAAGGTGTGGCCGCGGCACATATTGTGTTTTCAGGCTTGTGCTTTTTGGCGGCTATTTGGCATTGGGTTTATTGGGATCTAGAAATCTTTTGTGATGAACGTACTGGAAAACCTTCTTTGGATTTGCCAAAAATATTTGGAATTCATTTATTTCTTGCAGGGGTCGCGTGTTTTGGTTTTGGCGCATTTCATGTAACAGGATTGTTTGGTCCTGGAATATGGGTATCCGATCCTTATGGACTAACTGGAAGGGTACAATCTGTAAATCCAGCATGGGGTGTGGACGGTTTTGATCCTTTTGTTCCGGGGGGAATAGCCTCTCATCATATTGCAGCAGGGACATTGGGCATATTAGCGGGCCTTTTCCATCTTAGTGTGCGTCCACCTCAACGTTTATACAAAGGATTGCGTATGGGAAATATTGAAACCGTCCTTTCCAGTAGTATCGCTGCTGTATTTTTTGCAGCTTTTGTTGTTGCTGGAACTATGTGGTATGGTTCAGCAACTACTCCGATTGAATTATTTGGTCCTACTCGTTATCAATGGGATCAGGGATACTTCCAGCAAGAAATATATAGAAGAGTTGGTGCTGGGCTAGCCGAAAATCAAAGTTTATCAGAAGCTTGGTCTAAAATTCCTGAAAAATTAGCTTTTTATGATTACATCGGCAATAATCCGGCAAAAGGGGGATTGTTTAGAGCGGGCTCAATGGACAATGGAGATGGAATAGCCGTTGGTTGGTTAGGACATCCTATCTTTAGAGACAAAGAGGGGCGTGAACTT harbors:
- the LOC120580174 gene encoding photosystem II CP47 reaction center protein → MGLPWYRVHTVVLNDPGRLLSVHIMHTALVAGWAGSMALYELAVFDPSDPVLDPMWRQGMFVIPFMTRLGITNSWGGWNITGGTITNPGIWSYEGVAAAHIVFSGLCFLAAIWHWVYWDLEIFCDERTGKPSLDLPKIFGIHLFLAGVACFGFGAFHVTGLFGPGIWVSDPYGLTGRVQSVNPAWGVDGFDPFVPGGIASHHIAAGTLGILAGLFHLSVRPPQRLYKGLRMGNIETVLSSSIAAVFFAAFVVAGTMWYGSATTPIELFGPTRYQWDQGYFQQEIYRRVGAGLAENQSLSEAWSKIPEKLAFYDYIGNNPAKGGLFRAGSMDNGDGIAVGWLGHPIFRDKEGRELFVRRMPTFFETFPVVLVDGDGIVRADVPFRRAESKYSVEQVGVTVEFFGGELNGVSYSDPATVKKYARRAQLGEIFELDRATLKSDGVFRSSPRGWFTFGHASFALLFFFGHIWHGARTLFRDVFAGIDPDLDAQVEFGAFQKLGDPTTKKQAV
- the LOC120580179 gene encoding ATP-dependent Clp protease proteolytic subunit encodes the protein MPIGVPKVPFQLPEEDEASWVDLYNRLFQERLLFLGQEVNTEISNQLVGLMVYLSLEDKTRDLYLFINSPGGEVISGMAIFDIMQVVEAEVHTVCVGLAASMGSLLLVGGEFTKRLAFPHLRVMIHQPATSLYEGQVGECMLEAEELLKMRKTITNIYAQRTGKASWQIYRDMERDLFMSAEEAEAHGIVDTVAA